The genomic interval aaatgtttaaaaaagtaaTCGTGGCGCTCAATAACAAAATGAAGGCACGAAACCAAGTTCTCTCAAAACCATCTTTATTCTCAAGAGCTTATTCACATTAATTGCATTGAACCCTCCGGAGCCGGACGATGGGTCGCCGGAAACGTTTCCAGTGAAACAGAGTGCAAAACAGCAAGTTTACAAACAGAATCATTTCTCTCATCTTCCATTTTGCTGTCACACATTCACGCAACTCGTCTCGCTCCCTtgcatccttccttccttcctttctctcctcctgggGTTGAACAAGGAGACACTGAAACACACGAGGGAGAGAAGCGGGCCGCTTCCCCTCTGATGATGGTTACACACTTTGAAGTCTTCAGCTTGCCTGCTTCGTGCGAACAGTGAGGTCGAGCTacagttctttatttttattttttattcttttcttttttaaatagtaGAACTAAGCTGCACAGATTGTGATTTCATTTTTGATAAAGAATCACAACATCCTGCCGAGTCTTTCGCAGAGATGTGGAAATGGGTTTGAGAGCAAGAAACATTGGCATTTTCTTCCAGCGCTATTTGAAACAACACCATGTTCATGTCATGCCAGCGACATCcgtaaaaaaaatctgcatctTGAAAATATACATCCTTTTTCCTTTGTACTGTAAAATAGCTTCTCTGTGGTGCAACTTGCTCCCGCCGAGGAACCTAAAGAGAAACACAactgggggggggaagaaaacagCGACGGCCAACATCGTGTGAACCAGCGGGCGCCATTGACCATGTTTACAAGCACCAGCAATCAGTTGGACAAACTCAATATATTCATACGGCCTCACATTTGTTTCACAAACTAAGTCGTAATACTTTATTTGATGAGAtttgctaaaaaaataaaatgaaagtatATATTTGGTGCTGGGGGCGAGAATACTGCACTAATAATGACGGGTCCATTTTCCTTTAACGTAAAGGTTGTTGATTCCGCTCTACGGAGCATTTCATGCTCGTGTCCCGTCGCAAGTCGGACTTAACGTCGGATTAATCGGATTCAGCCGTATCGCGTTTACTAGACCAAAATAATGCGTTGCTCGAGTCATGAGGTGCTGCCACCATGTGGCGAGGTTACTTTGGTGAACGTTGAGGTACGGTTTTCGGTAGCTAGCCGCTTAAAATAACGGTTAATTCCTTCAACAGGGTTGAATgaagttcaaataaaaaacgGCGGCCTTTGAGATTGAACTGAAATGACTAAACGCGGTTTATCTTTCGATCTTTAAAACTGATTTTCATTCTGCGGAAGGCCGATCTCCTGAACACGAACACGTGTGAAGGGAATCGAAGCAAACACATTCTAGACTGACGTCGGTGTCTTCGGTTTCAGTCGCGGCCCCCGTTGACACGTGCGCGCTGACCACATCTCAATTTTATGCTCGCCGCCCGTGAACGGGAGACTTCTTGGTCCACTGACCCTTTGGTCCACAACGCCTGCGCAGCGTCGGTTTTCTCGTTGCTAAATTTACGGAtggaaattgcaaaaaatacTCGACAAGCCACAATTTGCAAATAAAAGCTACATAGAAGAGCGCTGGAAACGTGTAATGATGAAATGATTCCTGCTGGCGGGGACAGATATTGGACATATGGTGAACTCTGTAAATAATGTGGACTTTGTAGTTGTAGTTTTAAACCCACGACAAGGATTACCCATCTCTGTTACCATGGATACCATTAAGGTTTAAGCTATAACGGAGCTTAGAAAGCTGATAAAACTACCCAACATCAAGCTAATTTACTCCCTAAATGGTAAAGAAAGCAGGACTTTTGGGACTTTTTGGGGCCTCCAGCCTTTAATCACCAGGTGGCTGAATAATAATGCTGCTCGGTTTCTGCAGGACGTGCAAATAATCCAAATGGTTGCGTGTCCGTGAGCTTGCTTTGTTGTTGCGAGTTAATAAATGCGGCTTTAGAATGAATTGTTCCCTTTATCGAATCGAACTCGAGCCTCAGCTTTCATTCCGTTTGACGGTTGCTAACGTAGCACGAGGCTCAGAATGGGAATCTCTTTAAACGTCGTTGAAGGTTAAAGTCATCCAGCCAAATTCCTGAGACTAGTCTTCAAAGTGTAGACttaatttcttttaaaagagGTAAGAAAGAGCAAGTTAACAGAACGTTTCTCCAACAGCGATGTTACACAACAACATTACAAAAGGACACCAGTCAACACTGCAGCcgcctcattacattacattacccAAATGAGATGAAGTCCCAAACAAAGTCCTCACTTCATGTCAGATGGGATTTAATTGGCTCGGCTTGTCCTCGAAACGCAACGTGCACACAAATGCAGCCCGTGACATCACGCTTCTCCTTTAGTTCCTGAGTTCAATCCCTGGAGTATTTGATTGAAAGGGGCCATTGGATGACCCGCACCCACGCCTGTGCAACCAGCCCCCACCAGCTGTGACAAGGGACCACATTTATTTCTACACTCGGGAGCGTTTCTGGTCGCCGCTTGTGCAGAAATCCAAACCATCGTTCAATTCGTCCATCGGGCACAAACAAAGGAGACCCTTGATCGTGACACCGTAGCagacaacaccccccccacatccccccacatccctccccttccccccgaCATGCCGTCTGACAACACGGGTGCATGTAAACGTGGCCAATGTCACTTTCCCAAATAGCTTTGGCTGAGCGCAGCCCGGACATAAGACCCGGggagccccccccaccacccgccaCCCGccacccttcctccccctctgatTGTCTGTGCATTCATTTAGAGCCTGTGCAGTttgcaaggtgtgtgtgtgtgtgtgtgcgtgcgtatgagGTCATTCAAACACTGCAGCAAAAAAGGCATCAATtcacagaaaagagaaaaaaataaaaaaaaacggacaaaaCCACCAGCCGCTTTGAGGAGTAGTGTGAAGCTCGACGAAGCTCGATATACAGAGCGAATGTTTGTCACGTTGCAAACGACAGCGCCTTGAGCGAGGCGTTCAGAACCACAACAAGAGAACAACATCCTGGcgaagaaggaaggaaagagcgctgcgttctttcttttttctctctctctgagtgcaCCTCGCTGATGAAGAACCGCGCTGCTGTTTACTCGGCGTCCGGATGCCACTGGTTGTCACAGTGGTGGCGTCTCACCCGCgtgttgtgtttacagtgtgtgtgtgtgtgtgtgtgtgttagtgtacAGTAATCAGTGGGTTGTTCCTGCATGTAAAAACCCATTTAGTTACACCAGAGCACCATGAGGTCAGTGTTTCGATGAATTGGGGGCTGTGATTTTACTGGATTTTGGCACAGCGCGTGGCCTCTTTGCACAAAAAACGAGCACTGCATGATTGTCTTTTGTTGACGTCGGTGTCATGATGTGCTTTAGATGGTGCTGAATGATGAACGGGTCCGTTTTAAAGCTGCGGCTGCGATCCCGTTAATGTCGGAAACACTGTTTCACGGTTTCTACGGTCGTTGCAAAgataaaaaggcaaaaaaaaaaaaaacatttactgaAGCGAGATCTCCTTCCGCCTTTTTCTTTCTATAAAAGCAGACGTTGCAACAGCTTTGCTTTAGGACGCGAATatctaaaaaaaggaaaaaacgccAGACTCCTAAGGGTCgagatgatgtcatcaaatTGGTTTGTTTTGTCCAACCAATCCTGCAAATTCCAAAGAGATTTGTTGATTAACCAATTGATTGATTACTAAAGTTTCATATGCCAACAAGCAAGCTTTTGTAGTCTTCACGATTCAAACAGATCGGGCCATCGGGCCTTTGATCTTTACTGAACTTGTGGGTTTTGAGGATTTCAACCGGCATTGTTGTGTAGTGTCACAAGTGTACGATGCCCCTTAGATGCGACATCAAAACAAGTTATCTcaaccgaaaaaaaaaaaaaaaggtttattgcaGCTCTGCCTCGTGTTGCTGTTCTGTTGCATTCGCGCTCGGCGCGGCGGACCCCCAGAGACCCCGTGAGCCGGCGTCCCTCAGGGCGAGTGTGGCTGTTAGCGGGTCGGGTCACAGTGGGACGGTGAGGCACAGTTCAGACGCTCGCCGTGTGGATGACCGACCACGTGACAGTTAACACACCAACAAATGGGTCCAGTAAAGTCGAGTAGAAGGGAGGAAGGCTGACGGGTCTCTGACAATTACACGCGTCTCTGAATCGGGTGAGCAGCCGTTCAGCATGAAAAAGAAGGGCAACACAGTATTTGCATGTTTCTAATGAATGAGCAAGAGTTGATAAAATCACCGTTGTGTCAACTGTACAATCaccggaaaaaaagaaaaaaaaaaaaaaggaactatAGTAAAATCCGAGGTGAGCGGTTATAtccacaacaataacaacaacgaaaacaaaaatttaaaaaaacaaaacgctatTCACATGTACCCGCACTGTGAGGAATGGTTCCATCCAAAACGACACCAAAGAGCTACTCCTAAACTATGGCAAGAAGGGACACTCAGTAGTGCTACTAGAGAGTTCATCGCCACGGCCTCCGGCTGCTTCCGCCCCTGAGACCACCTGACTTGTGcgcacgcacgcaaacacacaaaaatccaTGGGTCAGTCCTCGAAGACCTccaggaagagaggagggaataGCTCGGTCGGACACTCCACTTTCATGTGCAGGAACCGGCTGGCGTGGCAGGCGCCGATCATCCGCAGGTCCGTCACCTTCATTAGTAGCTTGGGCCAGAAATGCGCCACTTTGTGTTTGCGGTAGTTGATGTAATGTTCAAAGGCCAGCAGGAACTCCTCCTGGCACCGCTCTATTCGCGCCACGCTGCTCAGGCCCGGCCGATCTGAGGACAGAAAGAGTCTCGGTGAGAAGGATCTATTCTCAACGAGCGGGTCGAATAGCGCGCTGCTAACCGGGTCAGGTGGTCGGCTCGGAGGGAAGCTACGGTGCTAACCGTGGTTAGAAACACCAGCAGCAAGTAAAGCATGAGCCCTAGATGATATAAAGATGGCGTTGCGTCAAATGTTCAGCCTTAATAATTGTATTGATTAAAACCTGGTGGGTACTGCAAGAAGCGCAGACAGATGGGCCGgttcccccccctctgcacacaGCAGAACAGTATTGATCTTCAATGAGATGCGGAGCGCCGCTCCGGGGTGATTGTGGCGACTAATTGATTGAACTGTAGTTTTGGTAtggatttaatatatttttttaaaggggttTGGCGCAATCTGTGCAGGACGGAACAAAGCTTTGCTCTGGAAACAACACTACTTGGTTTTTCAGTAATAAACCGCCGGTCGATCTGGACGTCGGCGCTTTACCAGAAGAAAGCAGGATGACGGCCTGCAGCAGAGCCACCTCCGAGTCGTCCAGGTCGAAGGACGACAGCGACACGCCGAGGTCGAAGATGGCGTCCGACACCACGCCCAAGCCGCCGTTCTTGAGCTGGCCGCGCGTCACCGCCATCTCGCCGTTGAGTGTGAGGGTCTCGCTCTCCGGATCGTAGCGGACGGCGGCTCGCAGGGACATGATCTCCATGCAGCAGCCTTTCAACAGGATGATCTGGTCCTCACAAGGCAGCtgaccagaggggaggaggagaagaacatgGCTCATCCACAGAAGGCGCCCACTTTAAAATAGATGATGGTTTGTGCAACACAACCAGCAAAAAATAACGCTCTCTTTATTCCTTGGTGTAGTATTACacattatattaaaagtaaGTAAAACTCTCATTTGGCATTTTGTTTCCTGCTGTAttgaaaataatcaaatgtgttgtttttactctGAATTAAATGCTGATGGATGATGGACTCTTGGCATCATTAGCAGCGCaaaaacaacattataaaactattgtttttagGTCCATACGAAACTAAAGTAAATTGCCGCACTCACCTCACAAAACATTGGCAGTTTTTTGGCAAAGTCCACCACTCGGGTTATGGCAGGGGTGATTATTTTTGTAAACTGACTGAAGGCTTCTATGTCCACTTTGTTTCCTTCGGGTGTATTGACCATGGACGCTTGACCAATGTCCTCGGGCTGAAACGAAACAAGAGAGACGCTCAGTGTCTTCAAACTGTCCACGtttgagtaaaataaataaaatgaggtcAGCAATGGTCTAATATTACGTGTGAACAATTCAACGTTAGATGAAgctctcaaagtcaaataacGGAAGAACTTGGAAGTGAGTTAAGCGGTTTGATTTAATATAATGTAAAGATGATTAAATGGCCTATGCACGTAAACATGTCGATGTTAAGTTCTAGTGATATTTGGGTCTGAATTTACCTTATTTTCCTTCACCCCCGCTGCACTCTGGTCAGAAGTATAGAATAAATTACATGTTATTTCATTAAGAAGCATAGCTTCCTCGACCTGTTGGATAATCAACAGTAATGGTGAAGTTTCAATGCAGAAGCCGTGTCAAGCcaactaaaaagaaaacatgttagGAAAGGACAGATGAGAGAGAGTGCAGATAGAGAACAGCGTCAGGACAGAAATTCAAGTCGGGTTTCTGTGGCAAGAGTCTCAAGCTCAGGACCCAAACGGGTCCTCGGAAGTCTTCAATGGAAATGTACCACTTTAAAAAAACTACACAATGACTACaataaagtgcttaaaaaaaatagatagtAGATTGTGGGTGAAAAAGAAATCGGCGGCACACGAAAGgttaaatacattacaattTGCTGGTGAAATGAGAGGCTGGTATAAGAACGTTGTGTCGCTCTGCTTTGTCATCGTGCCACAGAAACCCCAAAAACAGGCAACAGTTGAGACGGACTTTCAATCAGCAGAGCGGTTAAACTtcacagaaaggaaaagaaaattagtCAAAACGGGCGAGTTGTGAAATCAAAAAAGCTACaaacagaaggagagaaagatgaaACGGCACAAAAGAAGCAAGTTGTTAGTATTTGCGATCGAGGAGCACTGCTTTGTAAcaagttataaaaaaaagaaaataaaaaaaaagaagaacgagAGGTTCCACTATAAATTAGCGGCGCCTTGAGGAACACGCTTTTCTCCATCGTCCATCTAACTGCCCCCACTCTACAAGGAGAtacagagagacacacggaCGCGTTAACACAGGGGGCCGCGGGGGAAGTGGAGGAGACAGGGGTGCGATGTGGAAAGGGGGTCCGtgaagggtggaggggagggaggcagggagggagagggggggtgtaaTCAATGCAATGGAGGCTTTTGGCGAGGAGGCACGgagggaggagcggggggggggtggtgtctCACCAGAAACTTCCGCTTCTGCTTCCAGTGGTTTCCCTGCGCGTTGGTGGCCATGTGGGCCTCCGTCACCATGCGGACGAGGTCCCACTCCTCCTGCGTGGGCTCCTGGCGGTCCAGCACCGTCCTCTGCAGCACCTCCTTCCGACGGCGCTCGCGGTTCTCCTCGATCAGCTTGCGCTTGGCTAGCCGCTTGCTGTCGTCCAGCACCACTGGGGAGTTTGAAATGAAGTTGAAGTGCAATATAAAGGAAGCGGACCGGGCGCCGGGCGCCGGGCGCTTTCACACTCACGGTCGGTGGCCATTCCCACTGCGATGCACTTCTTGAAGCGGCATTCCTGGCACTGGTTTCTGGTCACTTTGTCGATGACACACTTGCCCTCGTACTTGCAGGCGTAGGTCGGGTTGAGGTTCTTCTGGATGGTGCGCCTGAAGAAACCCTTCAGAGCAGACACAGTCAGAAGCGCCTCGAGGGCAACGAGCGGCGGCAGCGAGCAGCGCCGAGCGAGGTCGTTACCTTGCAGCCTTCGCAGGTGATGCAGCGGTAGTGATAACCCGTGGCCTTGTCCGCGCACACCACACACAGCTCATCCTTGTCTAGGTAACTTGGAATGTAccctggagagaaaaacaaacgctTAATATCACAttttgaacaaataaaatacaaaagactGGATTTGAGTTATGAACCTTTTATGGCTACTGGCGTTTTCTCATGGTATGTTTTCAGCTAATGCTGACCAGGAATGTACTACATTAGGAGATCATTTGAAtaattgtaatatatatatatatatatatatatatatatataatatatttttttatatttttaaatatttaatatttttatatgttttttttaacctttttaaatattatctttttttgtaaaaaggaaagtaaaaaaaaattgcatatttctttcttttccttttctaataaaaaactgaatttgcagaaataaatgtggttcaatgtgttaaaaagttaaaactatcatttatatatatatataaaatacacagtaaattctgtttttttttctccaataatGGAGCTTTGAAAAGTCACATGAAAAAGATCTAAAAGTAGGGCGACTCCATCCGTATGACTCCTAATATCTGATCAGCTTCCTTAGAGAGCACTGATAACTAACTGACTTAACACCTGGTCCTGTTTCAAGATTCGGCTTTCGGCTTAATGAGATCAATGCTTTGACCTCTTGTAGACTCAATGACCGGAGGAAAAAAACTGATCaatacccttttttttaagaatctcGCATCAGCCTTCTGTTGCCTCACCATCAAATCAATAACTCTGAGCGTCCCATGCAGTGAGTCCCGCTCAGAAACCTGCCGCGCGACGCCTTATGTCCTGCATTTACACTTGTAAAGCCccccagacaaaaaaaaaaaacgttcttcACGCATAAAAGATGTTCTCTGCACACGACCAcaaaaccacggaaacaaccTCGTTCGCCGATTCAAACCAGCGtaccgaaaaaaaaaaacgcacctTCACCCGAGGAAAACGGAGGACAGCCGCCAGTGGACGGCGTTACCTTTCTTGTGCGCGTCCTGCATCCACTGCAGGTGCGAGAAGTCGGGTTTGATCTCGGGGAAATACTCCGGCTGGTGGTGGAAGTGACTGAGAGGGATCTCCATGCTGCAAAACTCGCTCTTAAAAGCAGGAGGGCCGGCGGCGGCGTACGAGCAGGAGTAGTGGCCCCCGAGGGGCCACGCACTCTGCTCCATGCAGGGAGGGTGGTGCAGGGGCTGGGGCTCCGGGTGCCCGTACCCGGGTCCCCCGCCCGAGTACATGCAGGCTTCCCCGGCGCCCGGCGCCGTGTAGCCGCCCATCCCCGAGGGGGCCGTCTCGTACATGTCCGGTATGCAGTAATTCATGGTGGCGAGCCGCAGCAGAGCACCATGGAAGGTTACGCAGACGAGCGATTTGTTTTACGAAAAAAGGGACGAAtcctctaaaaataaaaaaataaataaaaaaatgaaaaaataggTAGGTTTCTCGAAaagtataaaagaaaaaaaagaaaagaaagaagaaccaCACGAATGGGACAATCCGatttgaaaaaactaaaacgtCTTAGAGGTTCACGCGAGGTGGATGCACAAACGTTTTAGCCACCAAACCCACAGACTACACGTAGCAACTGTCCCACCCGCCGCCACACGGCCGAGTGGAGGAGCAGAGATTTATGACGACGTAGAGCTCTAATCTCACACTCCACAAATCCTCAAAGAGCCACAGACAGCGGACATGATGCAGATTAAGACCTCGCAAGTTGCACCTGCGTCCAATAACAGGGAcgggcacaaaaaaaacacaactgtgaAACAAGATAAAAGTCAACTTTACTTGAAGTCTTTTTTACGAGGGATCTCGTCTCAGTAAGAACGGAGACACTGTGACGGCACCTCGTGCAACTAGTTGACCTTTAACCCGGGAGTTCAACTCCTTCCTCATCCTTCGGGGTATTTCAGACCGAATCCACAGACCAAGCGGGTTCGTGTGCGTGATATCATTACTGCGGCCAGCGACTTAGCGAATGTTCTAACAAGCGGGAATTTAAAGTTCATTAACACAGGAGCAATTATTTAGCCGCTAACGCAACGCTAACTGGCAGAGTGCTGATAAGTGACACAGAGCTCTTTACTGTGTTTCCAGGAACGTTTCAATTCTAATAACACCTACATAGACAGAGATGATCATAACTCCAGTGAAAAGTAATTTtcttaaaaaacttttttgaaatcaaatcatggaaaaaaaacattcaaacatttttgtttgtaatgTTCTTTGTAAGATGTTTACGCTGTAATTAattgtgtgttgtgtaaatatcttttttgctttcatttgaatACCACGATAAAAAAATTGATCTTtggttttctatttaaaaaatacattgagGTATcaggttttgtagttttcaaGATgaaattttacaaaataaaagcttaattTATTTTAGTAAGACCtcagaaaaaaagattcagagaatcaataataataaaaaaaacaaatcaataatttCCCCCCGTAATATAAGACACGGGAGCAGAACGCTGCGTACTACATTGCATAATCTGTTCTGAAACAATTCACCTATTATCCGAGACAGCGGCCACGCTCAGACTTATTGACTGGCTTTACTCAGACTCCTTGTTCAATAAAAACAGGATCAGCCTTCTGGCAGGATATTTATCAGCTGGGATCCATAAGGCCTTCTTCCATAATGGAACAAAGTTTCCGTATGTTGTCTTTCTGAAGGGGTTTTTCCGGTTAACTTTAGATTTTGCATAATATTTTAGAAACCAGATATTATTGGACCAATCAAATTTTTCTAGCCCGTTTATAGTGATTATTATCTTATTTATAAACACGGATGCTTTCCCTTTTCATTGTTAAAATACTTTGATATTTTAAACATAGTTATTATTCATGGCAATTACAGTATCAATTtgtaactaaataaaaacatgatacgaagccatatattatttatatatatatatagatatttgattgattgaagGATGGTTGGAATGTGAAGTCTAGTATCTTGTGACATTCAGCGTATATAATTTGAAGATACTACATAACTATATATTACTGGATACATCAACAAATccaatatttaattaataagtCTCAATCTAAAAGTattatttcatgcattttaagtatattttaaaGTTGATCCCGCACACTTCTGCAAAGATTTGCAGATTATGCAAATCTGAGATTTGACCAAAAGCAGAACCCGGAACATCGATCGGGGCAACGGCTCATCGAGGCGGGCCAGAAGCAGAAGACTGGAACACATGGCGAAGTCTGAGTAGAGGCGCGAGCGGTTTGGGCTTTAAAATCCCCGCCGGCTGGACTTATCTGAACTGTCCGAATCGCAGGCGGCCTGCGAGCTCACAAATCACGTCTTTCAGAAGAGACACAATCAATATAATTAGTGTGCCGGATTACAAAGAAGTATAAGCAGAAGAAGGGTTCTGGTGGACTTTCAAGTTGACATAAACGGGAGACTTTGTTCACTACAAATATATAAAGTGGTATACGTCTTAGTTATAATACAGTGTGTGAAGTATTCACATTAAGAGTGTTTCACCCCCCTTCCTTAAAACTTTTAGCCCAAGACAGCATTTCAAtcaatgaaatataaatgtatttattacatACACATCCCTAAATATTAGAATTTATTTCTACTTGAATGTGTGCATACGATGGTTTATTGTAgttattaaaatatttcaatagGAAATTACTGTTAATAAACAGGCTGATTCATAATACACGCCACAAACCCACAGTGATTAGTGGTTGGGTtatctgtgttttttaatttattctaaGTGTTTTCCCCAAGTTTAaaaaacatgtatataaatTAGCACATTAGCTCATTTTGACTGTAAAACTGTGCTTTGATTTTACAGTTCATTAAATGCAACTTTGATTTGCTATAATTTCATGTCAAAATTTCATATTTCGTAACATAAAAAAACCTTTAAAGTTTCAAGTTTCAAGTTTATTTGGATTAATTTCAGTGCATATTACCCGTGTATTAAATCTTTCATGTCTTTTTATGCTCGCTGTATGAATGAATAGTCCTAATTATTCTACAGAAGACCTTTAGTCCGATATTGTTGTTTATCTGCATCCTTTGTAACGCTCAAACTGGTCCCCATTGGAGAGCAAGTGCAGTAAAACGCAGTGTGcacacaacattacattacattacattacgggtcatttagctggcgcttttatccaaagcgatttacattacattttaaacccatggcttcacatttttgcccagggagcaattaggggttaggcgtcttgctcagggacacttcgacttgagacatggggcagccgggactcgaaccaccatccttgcggttcccagcacacccgctctaccccgaCGACCCCGCAACACACTTAAATACAGGATTTATCAGTAAATAACGTAAGGACTAAGCTCATTTCAATTCAAATGAGAAGAAATGTCTAAAAGTAACTGAATTGTGACCTATTCTACAGTTTTGGGGGATGCGGCTTAAGATGtacctaaaaatgaaaatgtgaacCATTTAAAATAAACGGAAATGCAACAACGCACCggattaaaatataaaataagtgattcacttataaaagtacttttcttttaaaacttgtgcTAATAATGACTCTAAAGTAGCTACTGAGAGTAACTGAGAATAAAAtaccacaaataaacaaaacaaagtcagcACCGGCCACCTTTGAACCAACTGGATGAACAGGGAAAGAGGAACGAATGAGCGCTCGCTTCGTTCA from Gasterosteus aculeatus chromosome 10, fGasAcu3.hap1.1, whole genome shotgun sequence carries:
- the thrb gene encoding thyroid hormone receptor beta isoform X4, producing the protein MSEPAENCSPGWKDEAIQNGYIPSYLDKDELCVVCADKATGYHYRCITCEGCKGFFRRTIQKNLNPTYACKYEGKCVIDKVTRNQCQECRFKKCIAVGMATDLVLDDSKRLAKRKLIEENRERRRKEVLQRTVLDRQEPTQEEWDLVRMVTEAHMATNAQGNHWKQKRKFLSAAGVKENKPEDIGQASMVNTPEGNKVDIEAFSQFTKIITPAITRVVDFAKKLPMFCELPCEDQIILLKGCCMEIMSLRAAVRYDPESETLTLNGEMAVTRGQLKNGGLGVVSDAIFDLGVSLSSFDLDDSEVALLQAVILLSSDRPGLSSVARIERCQEEFLLAFEHYINYRKHKVAHFWPKLLMKVTDLRMIGACHASRFLHMKVECPTELFPPLFLEVFED
- the thrb gene encoding thyroid hormone receptor beta isoform X1, translating into MNYCIPDMYETAPSGMGGYTAPGAGEACMYSGGGPGYGHPEPQPLHHPPCMEQSAWPLGGHYSCSYAAAGPPAFKSEFCSMEIPLSHFHHQPEYFPEIKPDFSHLQWMQDAHKKGYIPSYLDKDELCVVCADKATGYHYRCITCEGCKGFFRRTIQKNLNPTYACKYEGKCVIDKVTRNQCQECRFKKCIAVGMATDLVLDDSKRLAKRKLIEENRERRRKEVLQRTVLDRQEPTQEEWDLVRMVTEAHMATNAQGNHWKQKRKFLVEEAMLLNEITCNLFYTSDQSAAGVKENKPEDIGQASMVNTPEGNKVDIEAFSQFTKIITPAITRVVDFAKKLPMFCELPCEDQIILLKGCCMEIMSLRAAVRYDPESETLTLNGEMAVTRGQLKNGGLGVVSDAIFDLGVSLSSFDLDDSEVALLQAVILLSSDRPGLSSVARIERCQEEFLLAFEHYINYRKHKVAHFWPKLLMKVTDLRMIGACHASRFLHMKVECPTELFPPLFLEVFED
- the thrb gene encoding thyroid hormone receptor beta isoform X3; translation: MSEPAENCSPGWKDEAIQNGYIPSYLDKDELCVVCADKATGYHYRCITCEGCKGFFRRTIQKNLNPTYACKYEGKCVIDKVTRNQCQECRFKKCIAVGMATDLVLDDSKRLAKRKLIEENRERRRKEVLQRTVLDRQEPTQEEWDLVRMVTEAHMATNAQGNHWKQKRKFLVEEAMLLNEITCNLFYTSDQSAAGVKENKPEDIGQASMVNTPEGNKVDIEAFSQFTKIITPAITRVVDFAKKLPMFCELPCEDQIILLKGCCMEIMSLRAAVRYDPESETLTLNGEMAVTRGQLKNGGLGVVSDAIFDLGVSLSSFDLDDSEVALLQAVILLSSDRPGLSSVARIERCQEEFLLAFEHYINYRKHKVAHFWPKLLMKVTDLRMIGACHASRFLHMKVECPTELFPPLFLEVFED
- the thrb gene encoding thyroid hormone receptor beta isoform X2, whose product is MNYCIPDMYETAPSGMGGYTAPGAGEACMYSGGGPGYGHPEPQPLHHPPCMEQSAWPLGGHYSCSYAAAGPPAFKSEFCSMEIPLSHFHHQPEYFPEIKPDFSHLQWMQDAHKKGYIPSYLDKDELCVVCADKATGYHYRCITCEGCKGFFRRTIQKNLNPTYACKYEGKCVIDKVTRNQCQECRFKKCIAVGMATDLVLDDSKRLAKRKLIEENRERRRKEVLQRTVLDRQEPTQEEWDLVRMVTEAHMATNAQGNHWKQKRKFLSAAGVKENKPEDIGQASMVNTPEGNKVDIEAFSQFTKIITPAITRVVDFAKKLPMFCELPCEDQIILLKGCCMEIMSLRAAVRYDPESETLTLNGEMAVTRGQLKNGGLGVVSDAIFDLGVSLSSFDLDDSEVALLQAVILLSSDRPGLSSVARIERCQEEFLLAFEHYINYRKHKVAHFWPKLLMKVTDLRMIGACHASRFLHMKVECPTELFPPLFLEVFED